Proteins encoded in a region of the Paenibacillus sp. E222 genome:
- the hrcA gene encoding heat-inducible transcriptional repressor HrcA, producing MLTERQRMILNAIVDDYIRSAEPVGSRSISKRGDVGYSPATIRNEMADLEDMGFLEQPHTSAGRIPSHKGYRYYVDHLVPWNQVEPQELDDLKSFFAEKLNVMEQVIQHASVILSHMTNYTSILLGPEVFHTSLRHFQLLPLNENEAVAIIVTNTGQVENKTVQIPPEISVAEMENVVRLLNSKLVGVPIYKLKSRLYTELGQEMERHITRYEEVMQVLNSAFDNEHDNRLFLSGATNMLTQPEFRDIEKVKDILDLLDETPTLMKLMMPVQGGSGIQVRIGTENDHEAFANCSLITASYSLDGEALGSIGILGPTRMDYARVIHILNTLSRDLTAMLTHRFK from the coding sequence ATGTTAACAGAGCGTCAACGAATGATTCTGAACGCTATAGTGGATGACTATATCCGTTCAGCTGAGCCCGTAGGGTCCCGGAGCATTTCCAAAAGGGGAGATGTTGGATACAGTCCGGCGACGATCCGTAATGAAATGGCGGACCTCGAAGATATGGGCTTTCTGGAACAGCCGCATACTTCGGCAGGACGCATTCCTTCACACAAAGGCTATCGATATTATGTCGATCATTTGGTTCCCTGGAATCAGGTTGAGCCGCAAGAGCTGGACGATCTGAAGTCATTTTTCGCAGAAAAGCTGAACGTGATGGAACAAGTTATTCAACATGCCTCAGTCATTTTATCTCATATGACAAATTATACTTCGATCCTGCTTGGGCCGGAAGTTTTTCACACGTCACTTCGTCATTTTCAACTGCTTCCGCTTAATGAAAACGAGGCTGTGGCCATCATCGTAACGAACACGGGTCAGGTGGAGAACAAGACAGTTCAGATTCCACCCGAAATTTCGGTAGCGGAGATGGAGAATGTAGTTCGTTTATTAAACAGCAAGCTGGTCGGCGTGCCGATTTACAAATTAAAATCTCGTCTCTACACCGAGCTTGGGCAAGAGATGGAACGGCATATTACACGTTATGAGGAAGTCATGCAGGTGCTGAACAGTGCCTTTGACAACGAGCATGACAATCGTCTGTTCCTTAGTGGTGCCACCAATATGTTGACCCAGCCAGAGTTTAGAGATATTGAAAAGGTAAAAGATATTCTTGACCTGCTGGATGAGACACCAACACTCATGAAATTGATGATGCCCGTGCAGGGTGGATCTGGTATTCAGGTGCGAATAGGCACCGAGAATGATCATGAAGCCTTCGCCAATTGCAGCCTGATAACGGCATCCTACTCACTGGATGGAGAGGCTTTGGGCTCCATCGGAATTTTGGGACCTACGCGAATGGATTACGCACGTGTCATTCATATTTTAAATACATTATCCCGTGATTTGACGGCCATGCTAACGCATCGCTTTAAATAA
- the grpE gene encoding nucleotide exchange factor GrpE, with product MKEEQSFAAEEQEQQSTTAAEQEPVNEAGAAEAQAEEMTDQEQDEIARLKAEAEEHQQRFVRAQADFDNFRRRTQKEKEELAKYASMKLVTELVPVIDNFERAMATVPEGTEVESFSKGIEMIFRQLETVLNNEGLTSMDTVGQPFNPEFHQAIMSVESDEYEEGTVVEEVQKGYMLKDKVLRPAMVKVSS from the coding sequence TTGAAAGAGGAGCAATCATTCGCAGCAGAAGAACAAGAACAGCAATCCACTACAGCAGCGGAGCAGGAGCCTGTCAACGAAGCCGGAGCTGCAGAAGCACAGGCGGAAGAGATGACAGATCAGGAGCAAGATGAGATCGCACGTTTGAAGGCGGAAGCTGAGGAACATCAGCAACGTTTTGTCCGTGCGCAAGCTGATTTTGATAACTTCCGTCGTCGTACACAGAAAGAAAAAGAAGAACTGGCGAAATACGCTTCGATGAAGCTGGTCACCGAATTGGTGCCGGTCATTGATAACTTCGAGCGTGCCATGGCTACTGTACCGGAAGGTACGGAAGTCGAGTCCTTCTCCAAAGGCATCGAAATGATCTTCCGTCAGCTGGAGACTGTGCTGAACAATGAAGGTCTGACGTCAATGGATACGGTAGGACAACCGTTTAACCCTGAATTCCACCAGGCGATCATGTCAGTGGAGAGCGACGAGTATGAAGAAGGTACCGTTGTTGAGGAAGTCCAAAAAGGTTATATGCTGAAGGATAAAGTACTTCGTCCGGCTATGGTCAAAGTTAGCTCATAA
- the dnaK gene encoding molecular chaperone DnaK: protein MSKVIGIDLGTTNSCVAVMEGGEAVVIPNPEGARTTPSVVGFKKDGERVVGETAKRQAITNPDRTIISIKRHMGTSHKETIDNKDYSPQEISAIILQKLKSDAEAYLGQTVTQAVITVPAYFNDSQRQATKDAGKIAGLEVLRIVNEPTAAALAYGMEKSEDQTILVYDLGGGTFDVSILELGDGFFEVKATSGDNQLGGDDFDQVIIDYLVSEFKKDQGIDLSKDKAAVQRLKDAAEKAKKELSGVLTTTISLPFITVADGVPQHLELNLSRAKFEEISAGLVERTLEPTRRALSDAGMTANDIDKIVLVGGSTRIPAVQEAIKKLTGKEPHKGVNPDEVVALGAAVQAGVLTGDVKDVVLLDVTPLSLGIETAGGVFTKMIERNTTIPTSKSQVFSTYADNQPSVEIHVLQGEREMAAGNKSLGRFMLGDIPPAPRGVPQIEVSFDIDANGIVNVSATDKGTNKTQKITITSSSGLSDAEVEQMMKDAELHAEEDKKRKELVEAKNSADQLIYSVDKTIKDLGEKADAGEVEKANAAKEKLQGVLASDNLEDIKAATEELTEIVQQLSVKLYEQAQAQEQAAQGAEEQQGSAKRDNVVDADYEVVDEDKKQN, encoded by the coding sequence ATGAGCAAAGTAATCGGTATTGACTTAGGAACAACAAACTCATGCGTAGCGGTTATGGAAGGCGGCGAGGCTGTCGTTATTCCAAATCCGGAAGGCGCACGTACAACCCCATCCGTTGTGGGTTTCAAAAAAGATGGAGAACGCGTTGTCGGTGAAACGGCTAAACGTCAAGCGATCACAAATCCGGATCGTACAATCATCTCGATCAAACGTCATATGGGTACATCCCACAAAGAAACAATCGATAACAAAGATTACTCTCCACAAGAGATCTCTGCAATCATCTTGCAAAAACTGAAATCCGATGCTGAAGCGTATCTGGGTCAAACGGTAACTCAAGCGGTTATCACAGTACCAGCTTACTTCAATGACAGCCAGCGCCAAGCAACTAAGGATGCAGGTAAAATCGCAGGTCTGGAAGTTCTGCGTATCGTCAACGAGCCAACAGCAGCAGCTTTGGCCTACGGTATGGAGAAATCCGAAGATCAAACGATTCTCGTATATGACTTGGGTGGCGGTACATTCGACGTATCCATCCTTGAACTGGGTGACGGCTTCTTCGAAGTTAAAGCAACGAGTGGTGATAACCAACTGGGTGGCGATGACTTCGACCAAGTAATCATTGATTATCTTGTAAGTGAGTTCAAAAAAGATCAAGGCATTGACTTGAGCAAAGATAAAGCAGCGGTTCAACGTTTGAAAGATGCAGCGGAAAAAGCGAAAAAAGAACTTTCCGGCGTATTGACTACAACCATTTCCCTGCCGTTTATTACTGTGGCTGATGGCGTTCCTCAACATTTGGAGTTGAACCTGAGCCGTGCGAAATTCGAAGAAATCTCTGCTGGTCTGGTTGAGCGTACGCTTGAACCAACTCGTCGTGCACTGAGCGATGCTGGAATGACAGCTAACGATATCGACAAGATCGTCTTGGTTGGTGGTTCCACACGTATTCCTGCAGTACAGGAAGCCATCAAAAAACTGACAGGTAAAGAGCCTCACAAAGGTGTTAACCCGGATGAAGTTGTAGCTTTGGGTGCTGCTGTACAAGCGGGCGTACTGACAGGTGACGTGAAAGACGTTGTATTGCTTGACGTAACTCCATTGTCCCTGGGTATTGAAACTGCGGGTGGCGTATTCACGAAGATGATCGAGCGCAACACCACGATCCCTACAAGCAAATCCCAAGTATTCTCCACTTATGCAGACAACCAACCGAGCGTTGAGATTCACGTTCTGCAAGGGGAGCGCGAGATGGCAGCGGGTAACAAATCCCTCGGTCGCTTCATGCTGGGAGATATTCCTCCAGCTCCACGTGGCGTGCCACAAATCGAAGTTAGCTTCGATATTGATGCCAACGGTATCGTTAACGTATCTGCAACAGACAAAGGTACAAACAAAACTCAAAAAATCACCATCACTTCTTCCAGCGGTCTGAGCGATGCTGAAGTTGAACAAATGATGAAAGATGCTGAGTTGCATGCGGAAGAAGATAAAAAACGCAAAGAACTCGTTGAAGCGAAAAACAGCGCAGATCAACTGATCTACTCTGTTGACAAAACGATCAAAGATCTTGGCGAAAAAGCAGACGCTGGTGAAGTTGAAAAAGCGAATGCTGCAAAAGAAAAACTGCAAGGCGTTCTGGCTTCCGACAATCTGGAAGACATCAAAGCCGCTACAGAAGAACTGACAGAGATCGTTCAACAACTGTCCGTAAAACTGTATGAGCAAGCACAAGCGCAAGAGCAAGCAGCTCAAGGTGCTGAAGAGCAACAAGGTTCTGCAAAACGTGACAACGTCGTAGACGCTGATTACGAAGTTGTGGATGAAGATAAAAAACAAAACTAA
- the dnaJ gene encoding molecular chaperone DnaJ, with translation MAEKRDYYEVLGVGKNASDEEIKKAYRKLARQYHPDVNKAADAEAKFKEVKEAYDVVSDSQKRAQYDQYGHIDPNQGGFGGGGDFGGGGFGDIFDMFFGGGGGRRDPNAPQRGNDLQYTMTIEFKEAVFGKETDITIPRTEGCDTCHGSGAKPGTKPETCSVCQGSGQQEVVQNTPFGRMVNRRACSNCNGSGQIIKEKCTTCSGSGKVRKQRKIHVRIPAGVDDGAQLRMTGEGEGGLRGGPAGDLYIVIRVKSHDFFEREGDDIYCEIPLTFAQAALGDEIEIPTLSEKVKLKVPAGTQTGTYFRLKGKGVPRLRGMGQGDQHVKVVVVTPSKLNDEQKDLLRQIAALDGEQTHEHEQSFFDRVKRAFRGD, from the coding sequence GTGGCTGAAAAACGTGATTATTATGAGGTACTTGGCGTCGGCAAAAATGCCAGCGACGAGGAAATCAAAAAGGCATACCGCAAGCTTGCCCGTCAGTATCACCCTGACGTAAACAAGGCTGCTGACGCGGAAGCCAAGTTTAAGGAAGTTAAAGAAGCTTATGATGTGGTCAGTGATAGCCAGAAGCGGGCACAGTATGATCAATACGGTCATATTGATCCAAATCAGGGCGGATTCGGCGGCGGTGGCGATTTTGGCGGCGGCGGCTTTGGCGACATCTTCGATATGTTCTTTGGCGGTGGTGGTGGACGACGTGATCCAAATGCTCCGCAACGGGGGAACGATCTGCAATACACCATGACGATTGAGTTCAAGGAAGCAGTATTTGGTAAGGAAACCGACATTACCATTCCACGTACCGAAGGCTGTGATACTTGTCATGGCTCAGGTGCGAAACCCGGAACCAAACCGGAGACCTGTTCCGTCTGCCAAGGTAGCGGTCAACAGGAAGTGGTTCAAAATACACCGTTTGGCCGTATGGTCAACCGTCGTGCTTGTTCGAACTGTAACGGTTCGGGACAAATTATCAAGGAAAAATGTACAACATGCAGCGGCAGCGGTAAAGTACGCAAACAACGCAAAATTCATGTTCGCATTCCAGCGGGTGTAGATGACGGCGCTCAACTGCGTATGACTGGTGAAGGTGAAGGTGGTCTCCGCGGAGGACCAGCAGGAGATCTGTATATTGTCATCCGTGTGAAATCACATGATTTCTTCGAGCGTGAAGGCGATGATATCTATTGCGAAATTCCGCTTACCTTCGCTCAGGCCGCATTGGGAGATGAGATTGAAATTCCAACGCTATCCGAAAAAGTCAAGCTGAAAGTACCTGCCGGTACACAGACAGGAACGTACTTCCGTCTCAAAGGCAAAGGCGTACCACGCCTGCGCGGCATGGGGCAAGGGGATCAGCATGTGAAAGTCGTTGTCGTTACGCCTAGCAAGCTGAATGACGAGCAGAAAGATCTGCTTCGCCAAATCGCTGCGCTGGATGGAGAACAAACTCATGAGCATGAGCAATCCTTCTTTGACCGGGTGAAACGGGCCTTCCGTGGAGACTGA
- a CDS encoding YfhD family protein, protein MAEHERPGKILTKTEKMKRMQSAKNEDVEFSAEAADHEDIEALRRSEAADRRQGREIHD, encoded by the coding sequence ATGGCAGAACATGAACGTCCAGGCAAGATTTTGACGAAAACGGAAAAGATGAAGCGAATGCAGTCCGCCAAAAATGAGGACGTGGAATTCAGTGCCGAAGCTGCAGATCATGAAGATATAGAGGCTTTGCGCCGAAGCGAAGCCGCCGATCGTCGTCAGGGTCGGGAGATTCATGACTGA
- the prmA gene encoding 50S ribosomal protein L11 methyltransferase — protein sequence MLWHELTIHTTEEAVEMISNFLHEAGAGGVSIEESGTLNKKRDTTYGELYEFPLNDIPEGFAVIKGYFSEGTDMDALQAEVSPRIEQLSEFDIQTGEVRFETRTVDENDWANAWKQYFKPVRVSERLTIKPTWEEYTPESPNEKIIELDPGMAFGTGTHPTTSLCLRTLESVIQGGEEVIDVGTGSGILAIGAVLLGAKHVLALDLDPVAVASAKENVELNGLGQQITVKESDLLSVLGSQDPALGVKLPVKVIVANILAEIIMLFVDDVYHALESGGVYITSGIWKNKEQLVHDALVASGFEISSVHRDEDWIAFVARKR from the coding sequence ATGTTATGGCATGAACTAACAATACATACCACAGAAGAAGCTGTGGAGATGATTTCGAATTTTTTACATGAAGCGGGTGCTGGAGGGGTCTCGATTGAAGAGTCCGGTACTTTAAATAAAAAACGGGATACGACGTATGGGGAGTTATACGAGTTTCCTTTGAATGATATTCCTGAAGGCTTTGCAGTCATTAAAGGATACTTCTCTGAAGGTACGGACATGGATGCATTGCAAGCTGAAGTAAGTCCACGCATCGAGCAACTTTCCGAATTCGATATCCAAACGGGTGAGGTTCGTTTTGAGACGCGAACAGTGGACGAAAATGACTGGGCGAACGCCTGGAAACAATATTTCAAGCCAGTACGTGTCTCGGAACGTCTAACCATTAAACCGACATGGGAAGAGTATACGCCGGAAAGCCCGAATGAGAAAATTATTGAGCTCGATCCAGGCATGGCGTTTGGTACGGGAACACATCCAACCACCTCGCTTTGTCTGCGTACACTGGAATCAGTCATTCAGGGTGGCGAGGAAGTGATTGACGTAGGTACAGGTTCTGGCATCTTGGCCATAGGAGCTGTCCTTCTCGGTGCAAAACATGTGCTGGCGCTGGACCTCGATCCGGTTGCGGTGGCAAGTGCTAAAGAAAATGTGGAACTGAACGGGCTGGGACAACAAATTACGGTGAAAGAGAGTGATCTGTTGTCTGTTCTGGGCAGTCAGGACCCTGCGCTGGGTGTGAAGCTCCCGGTGAAAGTTATCGTTGCCAACATTTTGGCCGAAATTATTATGCTGTTTGTGGATGATGTCTATCATGCGCTTGAGTCTGGCGGCGTTTATATTACTTCAGGCATTTGGAAAAATAAAGAGCAGCTTGTCCATGATGCGCTCGTTGCTTCCGGCTTCGAAATCAGTTCGGTGCATCGCGATGAGGACTGGATCGCGTTTGTGGCGAGAAAGAGGTAA
- a CDS encoding site-2 protease family protein — MDLNSFFRYPLDQLPFFLLTILIAFTVHEFSHAYFANKFGDPTAKLLGRVTLNPVVHFDLFGVLLLVIAGFGWARPVPVNRANFDKPRLMGVIVSAAGPLSNLLLAIIGTIIYASLVGSGALGGIENERLLTAISMFFSIFNLTNFFLFLFNLIPLPPLDGYRILEDILPPSISRKLQGVEQWSIFIFLLILVIPPLQNATIQPLYQFAQNMYVDLARIIIGLYR; from the coding sequence ATGGACTTAAACTCGTTCTTTCGTTATCCGCTGGATCAGCTGCCGTTCTTCCTGCTGACCATCCTGATTGCTTTTACGGTCCATGAATTTTCTCATGCGTATTTTGCCAACAAATTCGGTGATCCGACGGCCAAGCTGCTGGGCCGGGTTACTCTCAATCCAGTCGTACACTTTGACTTGTTTGGGGTGCTATTGCTCGTTATTGCTGGATTCGGTTGGGCACGACCTGTTCCAGTGAATCGGGCGAACTTTGACAAACCAAGATTGATGGGTGTTATCGTCTCTGCAGCAGGGCCACTAAGCAATCTGCTGCTCGCGATCATCGGTACGATCATCTATGCGTCCCTGGTTGGTTCGGGGGCATTGGGTGGCATTGAGAATGAACGGTTGCTTACGGCAATCTCCATGTTTTTCTCCATATTTAACTTGACGAACTTTTTCCTTTTTCTCTTTAATCTTATTCCGTTGCCTCCATTGGACGGATATCGAATTCTGGAGGATATTCTGCCGCCTTCAATCAGCCGCAAACTGCAAGGGGTGGAGCAATGGTCCATATTTATTTTCCTGTTGATCCTTGTTATTCCACCATTGCAAAATGCGACGATTCAACCTCTATATCAATTTGCCCAGAATATGTATGTGGATCTGGCAAGGATAATCATCGGTTTATATCGTTAG
- a CDS encoding 16S rRNA (uracil(1498)-N(3))-methyltransferase, whose protein sequence is MQRYFVSAEQFNEHSVVITGDDARHIGKVMRGKPGDKLIVSDGNSKEALVEIESIEAQQVTANIVEPLEMDHEARIRVTVAQSLPKGDKMETVIQRCTEIGAVSFVPFLSERTIVQYDAKKEGKRLERWRKIAKEAAEQSHRNRIPSVEQPLSWKGLLSSFEGYSLVCYCYEKENGKQLRDALKPFVEQLAPGASAEVLIVVGPEGGFSERETIEADQAGAVSVGLGKRILRAETAGMAALTCVLYESGEMGGM, encoded by the coding sequence ATGCAGCGTTATTTTGTATCTGCAGAACAGTTTAATGAACATTCCGTGGTCATCACGGGTGATGATGCGCGCCATATCGGCAAAGTGATGCGTGGTAAACCTGGAGATAAACTGATTGTCAGTGACGGAAACTCCAAAGAAGCTTTGGTGGAGATTGAAAGCATCGAAGCCCAGCAAGTAACAGCGAATATTGTGGAGCCCCTCGAAATGGACCATGAAGCGCGTATACGTGTAACCGTGGCTCAAAGCTTGCCAAAAGGCGATAAGATGGAGACGGTCATCCAAAGATGTACAGAGATCGGAGCGGTTTCATTTGTTCCTTTCCTGTCTGAGCGTACGATTGTGCAATATGATGCCAAGAAAGAAGGCAAACGGTTGGAGCGGTGGCGTAAAATCGCCAAGGAAGCTGCTGAGCAAAGCCATCGGAACCGCATTCCATCCGTTGAGCAGCCACTTTCCTGGAAAGGGCTGCTATCTTCTTTTGAGGGCTACAGTCTGGTATGTTATTGTTATGAAAAGGAAAACGGCAAGCAGTTAAGAGACGCATTGAAGCCGTTTGTGGAGCAGCTTGCACCTGGTGCGAGCGCTGAAGTGTTGATCGTTGTTGGACCTGAGGGCGGATTCTCGGAGAGGGAAACGATTGAAGCCGATCAGGCGGGTGCTGTATCCGTTGGACTGGGCAAACGCATCTTGCGGGCCGAGACAGCCGGAATGGCGGCGCTAACTTGTGTCTTATATGAATCCGGAGAAATGGGGGGAATGTAA